A genomic segment from Gossypium hirsutum isolate 1008001.06 chromosome D04, Gossypium_hirsutum_v2.1, whole genome shotgun sequence encodes:
- the LOC107898647 gene encoding cleavage and polyadenylation specificity factor subunit 6, with protein sequence MAEEQIDFGDEEYGGVQKTQYQGSGTIPALADVEMIGEDDEYDDLYNDVNVGEGFLQLQRSEPPVQPGTGGTGLQAHKNEAPEPRGEAGGSQGPNISGISVQGKYPNVSAGYREADVQPTVNRPEIGSGNYPSGSASSQGGSVMETNFDTQVKNMGFQGLTSASSKVGTGPSVVPQKIANNPAQSLNSGTGGPQGASQVPPNQMGMNVNHPMMNENQVRPPIENGPTMLFVGELHWWTTDAELESVLSQYGRVKEIKFFDERASGKSKGYCQVEFYDSASAAACKEGMNGYMFNGRACVVAFASPQTLKQMGASYMNKDQGQPQVQPQGRRPNEGFGKGGNMNYQGGDAGRNYGRGGWGRGGQAGNRGGGGGPMRGRGGVGVKNMVGSSAGVGNGAYGAGAYGPGPGGPAFAGPAGGMMHPQGMMGAGFDPTYMGRGGGYGGFPGPGFPGMLPSFPAVNTMGLAGVAPHVNPAFFGRGMAPNGLGMMGVAGMDGPHSGMWTDTNMGGWGGDEHDRRTRESSYGGEDGASEYGYGDANHEKGRSGGATREKDRASEREWSGNSERRHHDEKERESDRPEREHREHRYREEKDSYREHRHRGRDVDYDDDWDRGQSSSRSRNRSHATREEEHRSRSRDVDYGKKRRLPSE encoded by the coding sequence ATGGCTGAAGAACAAATAGATTTTGGAGATGAGGAGTATGGAGGGGTACAAAAGACACAGTATCAAGGGAGTGGAACCATACCTGCCCTTGCAGATGTAGAGATGATTGGGGAGGATGACGAATATGATGACCTTTACAATGATGTTAATGTTGGAGAAGGTTTTCTTCAATTGCAACGATCTGAGCCACCAGTGCAACCAGGCACGGGCGGTACTGGGCTTCAAGCTCATAAAAATGAGGCTCCTGAACCCAGAGGTGAAGCTGGGGGTTCACAAGGACCAAACATCTCAGGAATTTCAGTTCAAGGGAAGTACCCCAATGTTAGTGCTGGTTATCGTGAAGCAGATGTGCAACCAACTGTTAACAGACCAGAAATAGGATCTGGAAATTATCCATCTGGGTCTGCCAGTTCACAAGGGGGCAGTGTTATGGAGACAAACTTTGATACCCAAGTAAAAAACATGGGTTTTCAGGGATTAACTTCAGCATCCTCTAAGGTTGGGACTGGTCCTTCTGTTGTGCCTCAAAAGATTGCTAACAATCCTGCTCAATCCCTAAATTCAGGTACTGGTGGTCCTCAAGGAGCTTCACAGGTTCCGCCTAATCAAATGGGTATGAATGTAAATCATCCTATGATGAATGAAAATCAGGTTCGGCCACCTATAGAGAATGGTCCAACAATGCTGTTTGTTGGTGAGTTACATTGGTGGACAACTGATGCAGAGCTTGAGAGCGTTTTATCTCAATATGGAAGGGTGAAGGAGATTAAGTTCTTTGATGAGAGAGCTAGTGGCAAATCCAAAGGGTATTGTCAAGTTGAGTTCTATGATTCAGCATCTGCAGCTGCATGTAAAGAGGGAATGAATGGTTATATGTTCAATGGTCGAGCTTGCGTTGTGGCTTTTGCTTCACCACAAACGTTGAAGCAGATGGGAGCGTCTTACATGAACAAAGACCAAGGCCAGCCTCAAGTACAGCCTCAAGGAAGGAGGCCAAATGAAGGTTTTGGGAAAGGTGGTAATATGAATTACCAAGGTGGGGATGCAGGTAGGAACTATGGAAGGGGTGGCTGGGGACGGGGAGGTCAAGCTGGCAACCGAGGTGGGGGTGGAGGACCAATGAGAGGAAGGGGAGGTGTAGGTGTAAAGAACATGGTTGGGAGCTCAGCTGGAGTTGGGAATGGTGCTTATGGTGCTGGGGCCTATGGACCAGGACCGGGAGGCCCTGCATTTGCTGGTCCTGCTGGTGGCATGATGCATCCACAGGGTATGATGGGGGCTGGGTTTGATCCAACATATATGGGTCGAGGAGGTGGTTATGGAGGTTTTCCAGGACCTGGTTTTCCGGGCATGCTTCCATCATTTCCAGCTGTTAATACAATGGGACTAGCTGGCGTTGCTCCTCACGTCAATCCTGCTTTCTTTGGTCGTGGAATGGCACCTAATGGGTTGGGAATGATGGGTGTAGCTGGAATGGATGGGCCTCATTCTGGAATGTGGACTGACACAAACATGGGTGGGTGGGGAGGAGATGAGCATGATCGCAGGACTAGAGAGTCTAGTTATGGTGGTGAAGATGGTGCTTCAGAGTATGGGTATGGGGATGCGAATCATGAAAAAGGAAGGTCTGGCGGTGCCACTCGGGAAAAAGATCGGGCTTCTGAGCGTGAGTGGTCAGGCAACTCTGAAAGGAGGCATCATGATGAGAAGGAACGGGAATCGGACAGGCCTGAGAGGGAGCACAGGGAACACCGTTACAGGGAAGAGAAAGACAGCTATAGAGAGCATCGACATCGCGGACGTGACGTGGATTATGATGATGACTGGGATAGGGGACAGTCTTCTTCAAGATCTCGGAACAGGTCCCATGCAACACGAGAAGAAGAGCACAGGTCTCGATCAAGGGATGTGGACTATGGGAAGAAGAGACGCCTACCATCAGAGTGA